One genomic region from Streptomyces sp. NBC_00582 encodes:
- a CDS encoding serine/threonine-protein kinase: protein MSTWAVPGYSESLELGSGAGGRVVLALHEPTGLPVAVKYLSESLRTRPGFLRGFRAEAELLGGLHSPYVAGFYEYVEATEGAAIVMELVDGVSLRTLLARQGPLSPESALAVLKGSLLGLADAHRAGVVHRDYKPANVLVTPEGGSKLVDFGIAVDAGISAGVAGTPAYMAPEQWTGAPASPAGDVYAATATFFECLTGRKPYPGDNMAQLAVQHAEDPVPVDEVPAAVRPLVRRGLAKTAAERPSDAAAFVADLERAAAGEYGDDWEERGRGRLAALVASLLFLLPSGRTESGPSATTDEARTVLGRDAAGGRLHAWRPTVPGAAVAAAAVLVALLLGQGVGQGAGAHAGQETQALATTSPSPATDTGPLPSDTTSPTPSAAASSALPSASPSDSASVGTGSPSAVATDPTSSPSASWASPTPTASASPTTSPSASPSVPTAVKDVTVSAFRQTGPTTATATITVTADGTGPVTVDFAWFTGNVAGQAGTADGTESYRRSGARQYTLTVEHTFRGTGCYWTVQASTSPASADGGASQQLLTRGCELR from the coding sequence ATGAGCACATGGGCCGTACCGGGGTACTCCGAGTCGCTGGAACTCGGTTCCGGAGCCGGCGGACGGGTGGTGCTCGCCCTGCACGAGCCGACCGGTCTGCCGGTGGCCGTGAAGTACCTCAGCGAGTCGCTGCGCACGCGACCCGGTTTCCTGCGGGGTTTCCGCGCCGAGGCGGAACTGCTCGGCGGGCTGCACAGCCCGTACGTGGCGGGTTTCTACGAGTACGTGGAGGCCACCGAGGGCGCCGCCATCGTGATGGAGCTGGTCGACGGCGTGTCCCTGCGCACGCTCCTCGCCCGGCAGGGCCCGCTGTCCCCGGAGTCCGCGCTGGCCGTCCTCAAGGGCTCGCTGCTCGGTCTGGCGGACGCGCACCGGGCCGGTGTGGTCCATCGCGACTACAAGCCGGCGAACGTCCTGGTCACCCCCGAGGGCGGGTCCAAGCTCGTCGACTTCGGGATCGCGGTGGACGCCGGTATCAGCGCGGGCGTGGCGGGCACGCCGGCCTACATGGCGCCGGAGCAGTGGACGGGAGCGCCGGCCTCCCCCGCCGGCGACGTGTACGCGGCCACCGCCACGTTCTTCGAGTGCCTGACCGGCCGCAAGCCCTACCCCGGCGACAACATGGCCCAACTGGCGGTGCAGCACGCCGAGGATCCCGTCCCGGTGGACGAGGTGCCCGCGGCCGTGCGCCCGCTCGTGCGTCGTGGGCTCGCCAAGACGGCGGCGGAACGGCCCTCGGACGCGGCGGCCTTCGTGGCGGACCTGGAGCGGGCCGCCGCAGGAGAGTACGGGGACGACTGGGAGGAGCGCGGCCGGGGCCGGCTGGCCGCGCTCGTGGCGTCACTGCTCTTCCTGCTGCCCTCGGGCCGTACGGAGTCCGGTCCGAGCGCCACCACCGACGAGGCACGCACCGTGCTCGGCCGGGACGCCGCCGGCGGGCGGCTGCACGCGTGGCGGCCCACCGTGCCGGGAGCGGCCGTGGCGGCGGCCGCCGTACTCGTCGCGCTCCTGCTCGGCCAGGGCGTCGGGCAGGGCGCGGGAGCGCACGCGGGCCAGGAGACCCAGGCCCTGGCCACGACGAGTCCCTCGCCGGCCACCGACACCGGCCCCCTCCCCTCGGACACGACGTCGCCCACACCGTCGGCGGCCGCGTCCTCCGCGCTGCCCAGCGCCTCGCCCTCGGACTCGGCGTCCGTGGGGACCGGGTCACCGTCGGCCGTGGCCACCGACCCGACGTCCTCACCGTCCGCCTCCTGGGCCTCCCCCACGCCGACCGCGTCCGCGAGTCCGACGACCAGCCCGTCGGCGTCCCCGTCGGTCCCGACCGCCGTCAAGGACGTCACGGTGTCGGCGTTCCGGCAGACGGGCCCCACCACCGCGACCGCGACGATCACGGTCACCGCCGACGGCACGGGTCCCGTCACCGTCGACTTCGCCTGGTTCACGGGCAACGTGGCCGGCCAGGCGGGAACGGCGGACGGCACCGAGTCGTACCGGCGCAGCGGTGCCCGTCAGTACACGCTGACGGTCGAGCACACCTTCCGGGGAACCGGCTGCTACTGGACCGTGCAGGCCTCCACCAGCCCCGCCTCCGCGGACGGCGGCGCCTCCCAGCAACTCCTCACCCGGGGGTGCGAACTCCGATGA
- a CDS encoding abortive phage infection protein, translating to MEKTEGITRARFLGGAAAAGAAAALGPAAHAHATEGRHGLRHRGVVYTVGEGETPATAWDTHRMRADLRAIRRDLHADTVDVTGDGVERLEATAGAAADLGLHVWLQPTPADIPQRDILEHLAETGRFARRLRRQGASVDLSVGCEFQLFVPGIVPGDTVLERVRNLVDGAYDPVATQRRLHAFTARAARAARSVFDGRLGYAAAQDERVDWSLFDVVGIDYYSAHPRPADHVRELRRHLRPGKPLAITEFGTCAYRGAPEAGGMGWDVVDHDRRPPEIKGDLVRSERTQADYVVSLVRVFESMGLYAAMAFEFVTPDAPYRPGDPRHDLDMACYALTRTVQDRPGDPRSPWHWEPKQAFHALARHYAAAARARRPG from the coding sequence ATGGAGAAAACCGAAGGGATCACCCGGGCCCGCTTCCTCGGCGGGGCCGCGGCGGCCGGAGCGGCGGCCGCACTCGGACCGGCGGCCCACGCCCACGCCACCGAAGGACGCCATGGCCTGCGGCACCGGGGTGTCGTCTACACGGTCGGGGAGGGCGAGACCCCGGCGACGGCCTGGGACACCCACCGGATGCGCGCCGACCTCCGCGCGATCCGCCGGGACCTGCACGCCGACACGGTCGACGTCACCGGCGACGGCGTGGAGCGCCTGGAGGCCACCGCCGGCGCGGCGGCCGACCTCGGCCTGCACGTGTGGCTGCAACCCACCCCGGCGGACATCCCGCAGCGCGACATCCTCGAACACCTGGCAGAAACGGGCCGGTTCGCCCGGCGCCTGCGCCGCCAGGGGGCGAGCGTGGACCTGAGCGTCGGCTGCGAGTTCCAGCTCTTCGTGCCCGGCATCGTCCCCGGCGACACGGTGCTCGAACGGGTGCGCAACCTCGTCGACGGCGCCTACGACCCCGTCGCCACGCAGCGCAGGCTCCACGCCTTCACCGCCCGCGCCGCCCGGGCGGCCCGCTCGGTGTTCGACGGACGGCTCGGCTATGCCGCCGCGCAGGACGAGCGGGTCGACTGGTCCCTGTTCGACGTGGTCGGCATCGACTACTACTCCGCCCACCCGCGCCCCGCCGACCATGTGCGCGAGCTCCGCCGCCATCTGCGCCCGGGCAAGCCCCTGGCCATCACCGAGTTCGGCACCTGCGCCTACCGCGGCGCTCCCGAGGCCGGCGGCATGGGATGGGACGTCGTCGACCACGACAGGCGACCGCCCGAGATCAAGGGCGATCTGGTGCGCAGCGAGCGCACCCAGGCCGACTACGTCGTGTCGCTGGTGCGGGTCTTCGAGTCGATGGGCCTGTACGCGGCGATGGCCTTCGAGTTCGTCACCCCGGACGCCCCGTACCGTCCCGGCGATCCCCGTCACGACCTCGACATGGCGTGCTACGCCCTCACACGCACCGTCCAGGACCGCCCCGGCGACCCCCGGTCCCCCTGGCACTGGGAACCGAAGCAGGCCTTCCACGCCCTGGCCCGCCACTACGCGGCCGCCGCACGTGCCCGGCGGCCCGGCTAG
- the ligA gene encoding NAD-dependent DNA ligase LigA, producing the protein MTTPGAVAAIVDAEAYGRAVRDAVEAAAAYYAGGTSVLDDDAYDRLVRAIAAWEAEHPASVLPDSPTGKVAGGAVEGDVPHTVAMLSLDNVFSPQEFTAWTASLARRVGHEITRFGVEPKLDGLAIAARYTEGRLTRLITRGDGTAGEDVSHAIGTIEGLPDRLTEPVTVEVRGEVLMTTAQFEHANEARTAHGGQPFANPRNAAAGTLRAKDRAYTVPMTFFGYGLLPLPATEPALAASLTDGAHSDLMTLTGSYGVNTTATTAVPGTTAAGAEEVLARVQEIAALRAELPFGIDGIVVKADLAADQRAAGSGSRAPRWAIAYKLPAVEKITRLLAVEWNVGRTGIIAPRGVLEPVEIDGSTITYATLHNPADITRRDLRLGDHVMVHRAGDVIPRIEAPVAHLRTGDEQPIAFPESCPRCGAGIDTGEQRWRCENGRNCHLVASLSYAAGRDQLDIEGLGHTRVVQLVEAGLVTDLADLFTVTRDQLLGLERMGETSTDNLLTALTRAKGRPLSRVLCALGVRGTGRSMSRRIARHFATMDALRAADAEAVRRVEGIGTEKAPSIVAELAELGPLIDKLTAAGVNMTEPGATPPSATADEAAAEGAADGGAPQPAAAGPLAGMAVVVTGAMTGPLEKLSRNEMNELVERAGGRASSSVSKKTALVVAGEGAGSKRTKAETLGIRLATPDEFAVLVADFLDTGE; encoded by the coding sequence ATGACGACACCTGGTGCAGTTGCAGCGATTGTGGACGCCGAGGCCTACGGCCGTGCGGTGCGGGACGCGGTGGAGGCGGCCGCCGCCTACTACGCGGGCGGTACGTCGGTGCTGGACGACGACGCCTACGACCGTCTGGTGCGCGCCATCGCCGCCTGGGAGGCCGAGCACCCCGCATCCGTGCTGCCCGACTCGCCGACCGGCAAGGTCGCCGGCGGTGCCGTCGAGGGCGATGTGCCGCACACGGTGGCGATGCTCAGCCTGGACAACGTGTTCTCGCCCCAGGAGTTCACCGCGTGGACCGCCTCACTGGCCCGGCGCGTCGGCCATGAGATCACCCGGTTCGGCGTGGAGCCCAAGCTCGACGGTCTCGCGATCGCCGCCCGCTACACCGAGGGCCGGCTGACCCGGCTGATCACCCGCGGCGACGGGACGGCCGGGGAGGACGTCTCGCACGCGATCGGCACGATAGAGGGCCTCCCGGACCGCCTCACCGAACCCGTCACCGTCGAGGTGCGCGGCGAAGTCCTCATGACCACCGCCCAGTTCGAGCACGCCAACGAGGCGCGCACCGCCCACGGCGGACAGCCCTTCGCCAACCCGCGCAACGCCGCCGCGGGCACCCTGCGCGCCAAGGACCGCGCCTACACCGTGCCCATGACCTTCTTCGGCTACGGCCTGCTGCCCCTGCCCGCCACCGAGCCGGCCCTCGCCGCGTCCCTCACGGACGGCGCCCACAGCGACCTGATGACCCTCACCGGCTCCTACGGCGTCAACACCACCGCCACCACCGCCGTCCCCGGCACCACGGCCGCCGGCGCCGAGGAGGTGCTGGCCCGCGTCCAGGAGATCGCCGCACTCCGCGCCGAGCTTCCGTTCGGCATCGACGGGATCGTCGTCAAGGCCGACCTGGCCGCCGACCAGCGCGCCGCCGGCTCCGGCTCACGCGCCCCGCGCTGGGCGATCGCCTACAAGCTCCCGGCCGTCGAGAAGATCACCCGCCTGCTCGCCGTCGAGTGGAACGTCGGCCGCACCGGCATCATCGCCCCGCGCGGCGTCCTCGAACCGGTCGAGATCGACGGCTCCACCATCACCTACGCCACCCTCCACAACCCGGCCGACATCACCCGCCGCGACCTGCGCCTCGGCGACCACGTGATGGTCCACCGCGCCGGTGACGTCATCCCCCGCATCGAAGCGCCCGTCGCCCATCTGCGCACCGGCGACGAACAGCCGATCGCCTTCCCCGAGTCCTGCCCCCGGTGCGGCGCCGGCATCGACACCGGCGAGCAGCGCTGGCGCTGCGAGAACGGCCGCAACTGCCACCTCGTCGCCTCCCTCTCCTACGCCGCGGGGCGCGACCAGCTCGACATCGAGGGCCTCGGTCACACCCGGGTGGTGCAGCTCGTCGAGGCCGGACTCGTCACCGACCTCGCCGACCTGTTCACCGTCACCCGCGACCAGCTCCTCGGCCTGGAGCGGATGGGGGAGACCAGTACCGACAACCTCCTGACCGCGCTCACCAGGGCCAAGGGCCGGCCGCTGTCCCGGGTCCTGTGCGCCCTCGGCGTCCGGGGCACCGGCCGTTCCATGTCCCGCCGTATCGCCCGCCACTTCGCGACGATGGACGCCCTGCGGGCCGCCGACGCCGAGGCGGTCCGGCGGGTCGAGGGCATCGGCACCGAGAAGGCCCCCTCGATCGTCGCGGAACTCGCCGAACTCGGCCCGCTCATCGACAAACTGACGGCGGCCGGCGTCAACATGACCGAGCCCGGCGCCACACCGCCGTCGGCCACGGCCGACGAGGCCGCCGCGGAGGGCGCCGCCGACGGGGGTGCGCCGCAGCCGGCCGCCGCGGGTCCGCTCGCCGGTATGGCGGTGGTGGTCACGGGCGCGATGACCGGGCCGCTGGAGAAGCTCAGCCGCAACGAGATGAACGAACTCGTCGAACGGGCGGGCGGCCGGGCCTCCTCCAGCGTCTCCAAGAAGACCGCGCTCGTCGTCGCGGGAGAGGGCGCCGGCTCCAAGCGGACCAAGGCCGAGACCCTCGGCATCCGCCTCGCCACCCCGGACGAGTTCGCCGTCCTGGTCGCCGACTTCCTCGACACGGGGGAGTGA
- a CDS encoding TetR/AcrR family transcriptional regulator yields the protein MAEPAEPARPVRRGRGRRPAGEVRADVLDAAGALLLDQGMGAFTIEAVAERAGASRTTIYKWWPSKGALALDGYFHAVESALAFPDTGDLEADLTAQLRSFVRLLTGTPAGRVIAELIGQAQTDPDLAAALRQRYSGPRRELAVRRMLRARDQGELRADVDPEVLVDQLWGACYHRLLLPDLPVTEEFATSLVGNLIRGVRP from the coding sequence ATGGCGGAACCAGCGGAACCGGCACGCCCCGTACGGCGCGGCCGAGGGCGGCGCCCCGCCGGCGAGGTGCGCGCCGACGTCCTCGACGCGGCCGGCGCCCTGCTGCTCGACCAGGGCATGGGCGCGTTCACCATCGAGGCGGTCGCCGAGCGGGCCGGCGCCAGCAGGACCACGATCTACAAGTGGTGGCCGTCGAAGGGGGCGCTCGCGCTCGACGGCTACTTCCACGCCGTGGAGTCCGCGCTCGCGTTCCCGGACACGGGCGACCTGGAGGCCGACCTGACCGCACAGCTCCGGTCGTTCGTCCGGCTGCTCACCGGGACCCCGGCCGGCCGGGTGATCGCCGAGCTGATCGGCCAGGCGCAGACCGACCCGGATCTCGCCGCCGCCCTGCGGCAGCGCTACTCCGGCCCGCGCCGGGAGCTCGCGGTACGGCGGATGCTGCGCGCGCGGGACCAGGGGGAGCTGCGCGCCGACGTCGATCCCGAGGTGCTGGTGGACCAGCTCTGGGGTGCCTGCTACCACCGACTGCTGCTGCCCGACCTGCCCGTCACCGAGGAGTTCGCGACGAGCCTGGTCGGCAATCTGATACGAGGCGTGCGCCCCTGA
- a CDS encoding aminotransferase class V-fold PLP-dependent enzyme, with protein sequence MPRPLTLPDGRPAGAGWTLDPGLRHLNHGSFGAVPRAAQERQNALRAEMERAPVVWFPTLPARLATARARIADWLRTDPKDLALVPNAGAGASTVYAALADRPGGDIVVTDHGYGAVTMGAERLARRWGSRVRTARVPLAADADQAYEAVLAAVDDEVALIVLDQITSATARLMPVERVAAEAARRGVTLLVDGAHAPGLLAAPLAGLDCDAWVGNLHKWGCAPRGSAVLVARGPLRDDLHPLIDSWGAAEPFPDRFDHQGTLDATGPLAAPTALRYIEDTWGWDTARRYLDELAEYGARVVAAAFARTGTPPEPVDVGMPVPGMRLVRLPAGLGESRIAADALRDRAPAELGVEAAFTSFAGLGYLRLSAHVYNTPEDYEYFAETCVPVVERWAHETRG encoded by the coding sequence GTGCCCCGTCCGCTGACCCTGCCCGACGGCCGGCCCGCCGGCGCGGGCTGGACCCTCGACCCCGGCCTGCGCCACCTCAACCACGGATCGTTCGGCGCGGTTCCGCGCGCCGCGCAGGAGCGACAGAACGCGCTGCGCGCCGAGATGGAGCGGGCCCCCGTCGTCTGGTTCCCTACGCTGCCCGCACGGCTCGCCACCGCCCGGGCCCGGATCGCCGACTGGCTGCGCACCGACCCGAAGGACCTCGCGCTCGTCCCGAACGCCGGCGCCGGCGCCAGCACCGTCTACGCCGCCCTCGCCGACCGGCCCGGCGGCGACATCGTGGTCACCGACCACGGCTACGGCGCCGTCACGATGGGCGCCGAACGCCTCGCCCGCCGCTGGGGGAGCCGGGTGCGCACGGCACGGGTACCGCTCGCCGCCGACGCCGACCAGGCCTACGAGGCCGTCCTGGCCGCCGTGGACGACGAGGTCGCGCTGATCGTCCTCGACCAGATCACCTCCGCCACCGCCCGGCTCATGCCCGTCGAACGCGTCGCCGCCGAGGCGGCACGGCGTGGCGTCACCCTGCTCGTCGACGGCGCGCACGCCCCCGGCCTCCTCGCCGCGCCCCTGGCCGGCCTGGACTGCGACGCCTGGGTCGGCAACCTGCACAAATGGGGCTGCGCACCGCGCGGTTCGGCCGTGCTCGTCGCCCGCGGCCCCCTGCGCGACGACCTCCACCCGCTGATCGACTCCTGGGGCGCGGCCGAGCCCTTCCCCGACCGCTTCGACCACCAGGGCACCCTCGACGCCACGGGACCCCTGGCCGCCCCCACGGCGCTGCGGTACATCGAGGACACCTGGGGCTGGGACACGGCCCGCCGTTACCTGGACGAACTCGCGGAGTACGGCGCCCGGGTCGTGGCGGCCGCGTTCGCCCGCACCGGAACCCCGCCCGAGCCCGTCGACGTGGGCATGCCCGTCCCCGGCATGCGGCTGGTCCGGCTGCCGGCCGGCCTCGGGGAGAGCCGGATCGCCGCCGACGCGCTCCGCGACCGGGCGCCCGCCGAACTGGGGGTCGAGGCCGCGTTCACCAGCTTCGCAGGCCTCGGCTACCTCAGACTGTCCGCCCACGTCTACAACACACCCGAGGACTACGAGTACTTCGCCGAGACCTGCGTACCGGTCGTGGAGCGCTGGGCCCACGAGACCCGCGGATAG
- a CDS encoding oxygenase MpaB family protein — MRPAEAAGRGPRERLGEGLFTRVAGPDGARHRARIHGTPGPRWFGPERPVRRVHGDASMFIGGLSALLLQSLHPLAMAAVAGHSDYRGDPWGRLQRTSTFLATTTYGTAAHAEEACARVRAVHERVRGLAPGGVPYHASDPRLLEWVHLAEADSFLRAHQRYGAHPLSDDECDGYVEDMARVARELGVPDPPRTRADLTRRLTAYRPELAVTGQAREAARFLLLRPPVPFVARLPYGVLAANAVALLPRWATEELRLPRLPLVEEVCVLPLGRATTATIRWAMAPARQRVTSAAG, encoded by the coding sequence ATGAGACCGGCCGAAGCCGCGGGCCGCGGCCCCCGGGAGCGTCTGGGCGAGGGGCTCTTCACCCGGGTCGCGGGACCGGACGGCGCCCGCCACCGGGCCCGGATCCACGGCACTCCCGGCCCTCGCTGGTTCGGGCCGGAGCGCCCGGTCCGCCGGGTGCACGGCGACGCGTCCATGTTCATCGGCGGTCTCTCCGCGCTGCTGCTCCAGTCGCTGCATCCGCTCGCGATGGCGGCCGTGGCGGGCCACTCGGACTACCGGGGCGACCCCTGGGGCCGGCTCCAGCGCACGAGCACCTTCCTGGCCACCACGACGTACGGCACCGCGGCCCATGCCGAGGAGGCGTGCGCCCGGGTGCGGGCGGTCCACGAACGGGTGCGGGGGCTCGCCCCGGGCGGTGTGCCGTACCACGCCTCGGATCCGCGTCTGCTGGAGTGGGTGCACCTCGCGGAGGCGGACAGCTTCCTGCGGGCCCATCAGCGCTACGGCGCGCATCCGCTGTCGGACGACGAGTGCGACGGCTACGTCGAGGACATGGCGCGGGTCGCTCGGGAGCTGGGCGTCCCCGATCCGCCCCGGACCAGGGCGGACCTCACACGGCGGCTGACCGCCTACCGCCCGGAGCTGGCAGTCACCGGACAGGCCCGGGAGGCCGCCCGATTCCTGCTGCTGCGTCCTCCGGTGCCGTTCGTCGCCCGGCTCCCCTACGGGGTCCTCGCCGCCAACGCCGTGGCGCTGCTGCCTCGTTGGGCCACCGAGGAACTGCGGCTGCCCAGGCTTCCGCTGGTCGAGGAGGTGTGTGTGCTGCCCCTCGGCCGCGCCACCACCGCGACGATCCGCTGGGCGATGGCACCGGCCAGGCAGCGGGTGACGTCCGCGGCCGGCTGA
- a CDS encoding VCBS repeat-containing protein encodes MVAGLVFFTGCEDVLGPPPPPPDGPSSVTACVTGSGELIADLNDDGRPDRVADPTGQGVDLTVTFGFGTPYETKARPRALADHAGAHQNYVRAVVADFDRDGWSDLVVVAGENQLGDAPIPPNLAELRFGPFSNTGRARRIRPLDLGPTKDIEVADHNHDRYPDVSAYTYSGDGVYSWEARLGEPDRGLGTDTHAYTLDDTGQVSPEDLPATGLAPFYPRC; translated from the coding sequence GTGGTGGCCGGACTGGTGTTCTTCACCGGCTGCGAGGACGTCCTGGGCCCGCCGCCCCCGCCGCCGGACGGGCCGTCCTCGGTCACGGCGTGCGTGACCGGCTCGGGCGAACTGATCGCCGACCTGAACGACGACGGCCGCCCCGACCGTGTCGCCGACCCGACCGGCCAGGGCGTCGACCTGACCGTCACCTTCGGCTTCGGCACGCCGTACGAGACGAAGGCCCGGCCACGCGCACTCGCCGACCACGCCGGGGCCCACCAGAACTACGTACGTGCCGTCGTCGCCGACTTCGACCGGGACGGCTGGAGCGACCTGGTCGTGGTCGCCGGCGAGAACCAGCTCGGCGACGCCCCGATCCCGCCGAACCTCGCCGAGCTGCGGTTCGGCCCCTTCTCGAACACCGGCCGTGCCCGCAGAATACGGCCCCTGGACCTCGGCCCCACCAAGGACATCGAGGTCGCCGACCACAACCACGACCGCTACCCCGACGTCTCGGCGTACACGTACAGCGGCGACGGGGTGTACTCCTGGGAGGCGCGGCTGGGAGAGCCCGACCGCGGACTCGGGACGGACACACACGCGTACACGCTCGACGACACGGGCCAGGTCTCCCCGGAGGACCTCCCGGCCACCGGCCTGGCCCCCTTCTATCCCCGCTGCTGA
- a CDS encoding WhiB family transcriptional regulator, with translation MNWREAAACRFEDPELFFPIGEDGPSRRQIEQARAVCHRCPVMIPCGTWAVRNGERHGVWGAMTAGERRGLRLSRPPLGGA, from the coding sequence ATGAACTGGCGTGAGGCGGCGGCCTGCCGTTTCGAGGACCCCGAGCTCTTCTTCCCGATCGGCGAGGACGGTCCCTCCCGGCGGCAGATCGAGCAGGCGCGGGCGGTCTGCCACCGCTGCCCGGTGATGATCCCCTGCGGGACCTGGGCGGTCCGCAACGGCGAGCGGCACGGGGTGTGGGGTGCGATGACGGCCGGGGAGCGCCGGGGTCTCCGGCTGAGCCGGCCGCCGCTCGGCGGGGCCTGA
- a CDS encoding family 16 glycosylhydrolase yields MENPASDSSPEATAARRGPAAVFTADFTSTSQWVAGRSWAYPNGGPINPDDNKLDYLVSDPAYSRSGTFRATRRRDGRWNAGLLTTEGSEEAFTVRTGDVLEARVRLPYERGAWPAIWTWRDGDQEIDVFEYHPDNPDLLELSNHVRGGDLYYRDPAIRPGAWIDLRVEFGRRSVVWWVNGRQVFFDGRGVGRGWYAYLIVNLSVCAGRYHPPPDPGVTEMSYEVQRLVVMRPPYLLEEDDDEPDDLEEGAGAAVAEIDGDPV; encoded by the coding sequence ATGGAGAATCCCGCATCCGACAGTTCGCCCGAGGCCACGGCGGCCCGGCGCGGACCCGCGGCCGTCTTCACCGCGGACTTCACCTCCACCAGCCAGTGGGTGGCGGGGCGTTCGTGGGCGTATCCGAACGGCGGACCGATCAATCCCGACGACAACAAACTGGACTACCTGGTCTCGGACCCCGCCTACTCCCGGTCGGGCACGTTCCGGGCCACCCGACGCCGCGACGGGCGGTGGAACGCGGGCCTGCTCACCACGGAGGGGAGCGAGGAGGCCTTCACCGTCCGCACCGGGGACGTGCTCGAGGCCCGGGTGAGACTGCCGTACGAGAGGGGGGCCTGGCCCGCGATCTGGACCTGGCGGGACGGTGACCAGGAGATCGACGTCTTCGAGTACCACCCCGACAACCCCGATCTCCTGGAGCTGAGCAACCACGTCCGGGGCGGCGACCTCTACTACCGCGACCCGGCGATCCGCCCCGGCGCGTGGATCGATCTGCGCGTCGAGTTCGGCAGACGGTCCGTGGTCTGGTGGGTCAATGGCCGGCAGGTGTTCTTCGACGGGCGGGGAGTGGGCCGCGGCTGGTACGCGTACCTGATCGTCAACCTGTCGGTCTGCGCGGGCCGCTACCACCCGCCGCCCGACCCCGGGGTCACCGAGATGTCGTACGAGGTGCAGCGCCTCGTGGTCATGCGACCGCCCTATCTGCTGGAGGAGGACGACGACGAGCCGGACGACCTCGAGGAGGGCGCCGGGGCCGCCGTGGCCGAGATCGACGGTGACCCGGTATGA
- a CDS encoding SDR family oxidoreductase → MAGTSGTSEVSGARRVALVTGASGGIGRAVAQRLAADGMAVGVHYAGNKAAADETVAAIEAAGGGAVAVGGDVADEAAMTAAFGAVERAFGGIDVVVHTAGVMVLGPVAEYDLDAFDRLTRTNVRGTFVVAQQAARRVRPGGAVVTFSTSVTRLSFPGYAAYAASKGAVEAMTLVLARELRGRDVTVNAVAPGPTATPLFLEGKDEEAIARLAAQPPLERLGTPEDIATTVAFLAGPGRWINGQVVFANGGIA, encoded by the coding sequence ATGGCGGGGACGAGCGGGACTTCTGAGGTTTCCGGGGCGCGGCGGGTCGCCCTCGTCACCGGTGCCTCCGGTGGCATCGGCCGGGCCGTCGCCCAGCGGCTCGCCGCCGACGGGATGGCCGTCGGAGTGCACTACGCGGGCAACAAGGCCGCGGCCGACGAGACGGTGGCGGCCATCGAGGCCGCGGGCGGCGGCGCGGTCGCGGTCGGCGGGGACGTCGCCGACGAGGCCGCGATGACCGCGGCCTTCGGCGCGGTGGAGCGGGCCTTCGGCGGGATCGACGTCGTGGTCCACACCGCCGGTGTCATGGTCCTGGGACCGGTCGCCGAGTACGACCTCGACGCGTTCGACCGGCTGACGCGGACCAATGTGCGCGGCACCTTCGTGGTGGCCCAGCAGGCGGCCCGGCGGGTCCGCCCCGGTGGGGCCGTCGTCACCTTCTCCACCTCCGTGACCCGGCTGTCCTTCCCCGGCTACGCCGCCTACGCGGCGAGCAAGGGGGCCGTGGAGGCGATGACCTTGGTGCTGGCCCGTGAGCTGCGCGGCCGGGACGTCACCGTGAACGCCGTGGCCCCCGGGCCCACCGCCACCCCGCTGTTCCTCGAGGGCAAGGACGAGGAGGCGATCGCCCGCCTCGCCGCCCAGCCCCCGCTGGAGCGGCTGGGCACCCCGGAGGACATCGCCACGACCGTCGCCTTCCTCGCCGGTCCGGGCCGCTGGATCAACGGGCAGGTCGTGTTCGCCAACGGGGGCATCGCCTGA
- a CDS encoding roadblock/LC7 domain-containing protein yields MSDPVNDLLVSLRDKVMGVTESTLATVDGLVVASDVSKTHAESMAAVAAATLSLGRRLADQASTGTLREMSAQCSAGHVIVTAVGERALLAVMADEGLDLAAFRREVPALVAELGGILDADTPDQ; encoded by the coding sequence ATGAGCGACCCCGTGAACGACCTCCTCGTCTCCCTGCGGGACAAGGTGATGGGTGTCACCGAAAGCACCCTCGCGACCGTCGACGGGCTGGTGGTCGCCAGTGACGTCAGCAAGACGCACGCCGAGTCCATGGCCGCCGTCGCCGCGGCCACCCTGTCCCTCGGCCGGCGCCTCGCCGACCAGGCCTCCACCGGGACCCTGCGCGAGATGAGCGCGCAGTGCAGCGCCGGGCATGTGATCGTCACGGCGGTCGGCGAGCGCGCGCTGCTCGCCGTCATGGCGGACGAGGGGCTGGACCTGGCCGCGTTCCGCCGGGAGGTGCCCGCACTGGTGGCGGAGCTCGGCGGCATCCTGGACGCCGACACCCCGGACCAGTGA